GGCTCCTACAACGCTTACGGCCTGCAACACCCGTAGCCAGCCTTGCTGGCGAACACCGCCAACGCCGGTGCCAACCTGCGCCATCAGAGGAAGGTGAACACCTCGGCAGCCGGCAGGCGCGACTTGCTCAGCCCGGCGTTGAAGTCTTCCTCGCTGCGATAGCCCAGGCTCAACAGCACCACGCTGGTGTAGCCACGCTCACGCAGGCCCAGCTCGGCATCCAGGGCCTTGGCATCGAAACCTTCGATCGGCGTGGCGTCCAGCCCATGGGCGGCGGCGCCCAGCAACGCGGTACCCAGGGCCAGGTAGACCTGTTTCTCCATCCAGTGCTGCACGTCCTTGAAGTCATGGCGGTGCAGGTTCACATAACCGCGACGCGTCTGGTCCTGGGTATCGCGCGACTGCTCCGTGCGAAAACGGCCGTCGCTGGCCTCCTGCTG
The window above is part of the Pseudomonas muyukensis genome. Proteins encoded here:
- the nfsB gene encoding oxygen-insensitive NAD(P)H nitroreductase, translating into MDTVTLAKRRYTTKAYDASRKIPQATLDALLEQLRHSPSSVNSQPWHFIVADSAEGKARLAKATDERFAYNSPKIRDASHVLVFAARTEMTEAHLQAVLQQEASDGRFRTEQSRDTQDQTRRGYVNLHRHDFKDVQHWMEKQVYLALGTALLGAAAHGLDATPIEGFDAKALDAELGLRERGYTSVVLLSLGYRSEEDFNAGLSKSRLPAAEVFTFL